The genomic segment TTGAGGCCTTTGTGGATCTACGTAACGCCATCAGCCACGGCCCCTATCGCGACGGCGAACCTATCGCCGAGCCACGGGCCGACATCGTGGCCGCGATCGAAAAGCTCAAAGGTGTGCTCCTCAGCCCGCCTCGTGTAGTGCAGGTGATCCAGCAAAGCACTATCTATAGCTTCACCCCGCACAGCCTGCTGTCGGAGGTGTTTGACACCATCAACACCAAGGGCATTTCCCAATACCCCATCTATCGCGATGGCGCCTATGAGGCGCTGCTGACCACCACCATGGTGGCGCAGTGGCTAGCCGATTGGTCTGCCCGTCGCCTCAACGACGAAACCGTGCCCGCGCTGGGGGATGTGACCGTAGGCGAGGTCATCGAGTTCGCCCACAGCCGCGAGCTGCGCGATTACGCTGTGTTCGCCGCCGCCGATGTGGACGCCGCCACCGCCGTGAGCATGCTGCGCCACCCCAAACTGCCGCGAGTGCTGATCGTGACCGAACACGGCAAAAAGTCCGAAAAGCCCATTCGGATCATTGGCGCCGCCGATGTGATTACCCTGCTCGACGCGCTCGAAGAGTTCTAGCCGCCAGGCTCTGAGCTGGGCTACCCTAAGAAACCATGCCGTCTCTGCTCGTGATCTCCGCTGGGCTATCGTCGCCTTCCTCTACCTTGGGTTTGGCGCGCCGCATTGGCGCCGCCACCGAACACGCCCTCGCACAGCAGGGCCATAGGCTTGAGCTCTCCGAACTAGAGGTGCGCACCCTGGCTTTCGATTTGGCGTCCTATATGACAGAGGGTTTCCAGCTCAGCCCCGCGCTTCACGACGCTCACCGCCGCGTCGAACAGGCCGATGGGCTGATCATCGCCACCCCGATTTTCACTGCCAGCTTCTCTGGGCTGTTGAAGATGTTCGTGGACTCCCTGCCACGCACTGCTGTGGCTGGCACCCCCACCACTCTTGCCGCCACTGCGGGCAGTCCTCGACATCTGCTCGCCGTGGACTATGCCCTGCGCCCGCTCATTACTCATTTAAAGGCCAGTGTGTTGCCCACGGCGGTGTTTCAATCGACCGATAGCGAGGATTCCGCTGAGTTTGTCGAACGCATCCAGCGTGCCGCCGCGGAGCTTGCAGGAGCCCTTGCTACCGTCCCCTCTCCCGCTGAACGCACCGCTGATCTCGGCTCAAAACGCTGCGACACACAGCCACGAACTAGCGTCTGACATACCAGATACCCACCCCCGCCCCTAAGTGCCTTTTGCCTGATCAGATACCATTCTCGCATACCAGACCAGAGGGTAGTTTCAGGCGCGTTTATGTGATGTAGCCCGCAATAGACTAGGCACTATGACTATTTCAGCGGTTGATCTTTTTAGCATCGGCATCGGCCCGTCATCCTCCCACACCGTCGGCCCGATGCGCGCTGCCTTGCAGTATGTTCAGCAGCATCAGCCCCAGGCCGTGGACATCACCCTCCACGGCTCCCTTGCCGCCACCGGCCACGGCCACGGCACCGACCGCGCCACGCTGCTCGGACTGATGGGCTACGAGCCGGATACCGTCCCCGACGAAGTGGAGCCCGCCCCCGGTGCAGACGTGCCAACCACCGGCACCATCACCTCCATCCATGGCCCGATGGACTATCGCATCGTCTTCGATAACGCGCCCTTGCCGCAGCACCCCAATGGCATGACCTTCCAGCAGCTCGACGAGCACGGCGAGCCGCTCGGCGCACCGCAGCGCTACTTCTCCGTCGGCGGCGGCTTCATTCTCCGCGAAGACGAGATGGAAGAGATCTCCACCCTTCCCGCCGGTGCCGCCACTGCCGGCCGCGAGGGAGATCAGCCCTACCCCTTCACCACCGGCAACCAGCTGCTAGAGCAGTGCGCCACCCACGACATGTCGGTCGCGTCCGTGATGCTGGCCAACGAAGCTCAGCTTCACAAGGAACGCGGCGGTGCCGACTATGTGCTCGGCCACCTGGATCGGGTGTGGCACACCATGAGCGAATGCGTGAAACGCGGTGTCACCGCCACCGGTGAGTTGCCCGGAGGGCTACGGGTGCGCCGCCGCGCCGCCGCCATGCTCGATCGGATCGTGGCAGAGAAGAAAAACGATGATGGCGACGCCCTGAGAGCTATGGAGTGGGTGAACCTCTACGCCCTCGCGGTGAATGAGGAAAACGCTGCCGGTGGGCGCGTGGTCACTGCCCCCACCAACGGCGCGGCCGGCATCATCCCCGCGGTGATGCACTACGCACGAGACTTCCGCGTGGATTTCACCCAGGACACCGCCCGTGAGTTCCTGCTGGCCGCGGCGGCAATCGGGCTGATCATCAAAGAAAACGCCTCCATCTCGGGCGCCGAGGTGGGCTGCCAAGGCGAGGTGGGCTCTGCCTCCTCCATGGCGGCAGCCGGGCTTGCGCAGATCATGGGCGGATCTGCGGCCCAAGTAGAAAATGCCGCAGAGATCGCCCTCGAGCACAACCTCGGGCTCACCTGCGACCCCATCGGCGGTTTGGTCCAGATCCCCTGCATCGAGCGCAACGCCATCGGTGCGGTGAAGTCCATCAACGCAGCGCGTCTCGCCTGCTTTGGCGACGGCCAGCACTGGGTATCCCTCGACGATGCAGTCAAGACGATGAGCGATACCGGCAAGGACATGCTCTCGAAGTATAAGGAGACCTCCATGGGAGGCCTCGCCGTCAATATCGGCCTGAAGGTCAACCGAGTCGAGTGCTAAGCCCGCCACGCTAGGCCTACAGCACCGAGCGCACAACACACGGCGCTGCCCCGTGATGGGGCAGCGCCGTTGGCTGAGAGGAATGAGTTAGGGGCGCAGGGCCTGGCGCAGGTGCTCGACCAAGGCACCGGTGGAAATCTCCTGCTGCTCGTGGCTGCGGAGATCCTTCACGGCCACCACATCGTTGTCCAGCTCACGATCGCCGATCACCAAGGCGAAAGAAGCTCCGGCGCGATCGGCACCCTTCATAGCTCCCTTCAGACCACGATCACCATAGGACATGTCCGCCGAGATACCCGCCACGCGCAGCTCATTAACCAGCCCCGCGAGACGACGCTTAGCATCTGCACCCATGCCGACACCAAAAACATCCACGCGCGCGCCGGTGGTCAGGCTCACGCCTTCTGCCTGCATGGCCAGCAAGGCGCGATCCACGCCCAGGCCGTAGCCAATACCGGAAAGATCCTGCCCGCCGAGCTGCTTCATTAGCCCGTCATAACGGCCGCCGCCACCGATACCCGACTGGGCGCCCAGGCCATCGTGTACGAACTCGAAGCAGGTCTTGGTGTAGTAATCCAAACCGCGTACCAAGCGGGGGTTGATCTGGTAGGACACACCCATATCATCCAAGAGACCGGTGACAGTTTCGAAGTGCTCCCGGCACTCGGGCGAGAGATAATCCAGCATCAACGGCGCATCCGCGGTCATCTCCT from the Corynebacterium ciconiae DSM 44920 genome contains:
- a CDS encoding L-serine ammonia-lyase; amino-acid sequence: MTISAVDLFSIGIGPSSSHTVGPMRAALQYVQQHQPQAVDITLHGSLAATGHGHGTDRATLLGLMGYEPDTVPDEVEPAPGADVPTTGTITSIHGPMDYRIVFDNAPLPQHPNGMTFQQLDEHGEPLGAPQRYFSVGGGFILREDEMEEISTLPAGAATAGREGDQPYPFTTGNQLLEQCATHDMSVASVMLANEAQLHKERGGADYVLGHLDRVWHTMSECVKRGVTATGELPGGLRVRRRAAAMLDRIVAEKKNDDGDALRAMEWVNLYALAVNEENAAGGRVVTAPTNGAAGIIPAVMHYARDFRVDFTQDTAREFLLAAAAIGLIIKENASISGAEVGCQGEVGSASSMAAAGLAQIMGGSAAQVENAAEIALEHNLGLTCDPIGGLVQIPCIERNAIGAVKSINAARLACFGDGQHWVSLDDAVKTMSDTGKDMLSKYKETSMGGLAVNIGLKVNRVEC
- a CDS encoding CE1759 family FMN reductase — its product is MPSLLVISAGLSSPSSTLGLARRIGAATEHALAQQGHRLELSELEVRTLAFDLASYMTEGFQLSPALHDAHRRVEQADGLIIATPIFTASFSGLLKMFVDSLPRTAVAGTPTTLAATAGSPRHLLAVDYALRPLITHLKASVLPTAVFQSTDSEDSAEFVERIQRAAAELAGALATVPSPAERTADLGSKRCDTQPRTSV